The following are encoded together in the Bacillus sp. V2I10 genome:
- the thrS gene encoding threonine--tRNA ligase, which yields MENKILLKDLANHRNQENNKVIGGKVNGEVLSLHDIVDDISEVEIITIESDERQIFLNHTCSYVLAQAVKRLYKGAILGSSSYQDSGFYYEFQLPHSISEEELPMIEQEMQKIMNEKQELEQLELPYEKAAAVLYEKGEALKLELLHEQKERNLISISKHGEFIDLCSGPHLPSLKFIKAFKLNAVSGSYWKGDKENLVMQRISGIAFSSKKELALHLKELAELKKRDHRKIGKEMELFMFSVEAPGMPFFLPNGQLVRNELQNFLREVQREAGYREVQTPLMMNEKLWRQSGHWDHYHENMYFSDVDEAKFALKPMNCPGHMIIYKNQLYSYRDLPVRLAEFGQVHRHEYSGALNGLLRVRTFCQDDAHLFVRPDQIEDEIKSVLLQIDKVYRTFGFDYSVELSTRPLNSMGSDQLWEKAEQSLKHVLEDLNLPYQLNEGDGAFYGPKIDFQIKDAMKRSHQCATVQLDFQMPEKFNLSYIDEKNEKQRPVVIHRAISGSLDRFLGILIEHFAGCFPLWLAPVQAAIIPVAEVHLGYAEKLKNQLEKCGLRVCIDRSSEKLNFKIRKAQKSRVPYMLVIGDQEIEKNAVNVRVHGGKSSEAMDVERFKNMLLEKIAKRELG from the coding sequence ATGGAGAATAAAATTTTGTTGAAGGATTTGGCCAATCATCGCAATCAAGAAAATAATAAGGTAATTGGAGGGAAGGTAAATGGAGAGGTCTTAAGTTTACATGACATAGTGGATGACATCTCAGAAGTTGAGATTATTACAATTGAGTCTGATGAACGTCAGATTTTCTTGAATCATACTTGTTCATATGTTCTTGCCCAGGCAGTAAAGAGATTGTATAAAGGCGCGATTTTGGGAAGCAGCTCTTATCAGGACAGCGGGTTTTACTATGAGTTTCAGCTGCCTCACAGCATCAGTGAAGAAGAACTGCCGATGATCGAACAGGAAATGCAGAAAATAATGAATGAAAAGCAGGAACTCGAACAGCTGGAGCTGCCATATGAAAAAGCCGCTGCTGTTCTTTATGAAAAAGGGGAGGCACTGAAACTGGAGCTTCTTCATGAACAAAAGGAACGTAACCTAATTTCCATCAGTAAGCATGGAGAATTTATTGATTTATGCAGCGGGCCTCATTTGCCTTCATTAAAATTTATTAAAGCATTTAAGTTAAATGCTGTTTCCGGTTCCTACTGGAAGGGAGATAAAGAAAATCTCGTCATGCAGAGGATTTCAGGTATTGCCTTTTCAAGTAAAAAAGAATTAGCACTCCATTTAAAAGAGCTTGCGGAACTAAAAAAGCGGGATCACCGTAAGATTGGAAAAGAAATGGAGCTGTTCATGTTTTCGGTAGAGGCTCCTGGTATGCCATTCTTTTTGCCAAACGGCCAATTGGTGAGAAATGAGCTGCAGAATTTTCTTCGAGAGGTTCAAAGGGAAGCAGGCTATCGAGAGGTGCAGACTCCATTAATGATGAATGAAAAGCTGTGGAGGCAGTCAGGGCACTGGGATCATTATCATGAAAATATGTATTTTTCGGATGTGGATGAAGCGAAGTTTGCATTAAAGCCTATGAATTGTCCGGGGCACATGATTATTTATAAAAACCAGCTATATTCATACCGGGACCTTCCCGTCAGACTCGCAGAATTCGGCCAGGTTCACCGGCACGAATACAGCGGAGCGCTGAATGGGCTGCTCCGAGTCCGCACTTTCTGTCAGGATGATGCCCACTTGTTTGTCCGACCAGATCAAATTGAAGATGAGATTAAAAGTGTGCTTCTTCAGATAGACAAGGTTTATCGTACATTCGGCTTTGATTATTCTGTTGAACTATCCACTAGACCCCTGAACTCAATGGGTTCTGATCAGCTTTGGGAGAAGGCCGAACAATCACTGAAACACGTGCTTGAAGATTTAAACCTTCCTTATCAATTAAATGAAGGTGATGGAGCCTTTTACGGTCCGAAAATTGATTTTCAAATAAAAGATGCAATGAAAAGAAGCCATCAGTGTGCAACAGTGCAGCTCGATTTTCAAATGCCTGAGAAATTTAATCTAAGCTACATCGATGAAAAAAATGAAAAGCAAAGACCTGTCGTCATTCACAGGGCAATATCAGGCTCTCTAGACAGATTTCTTGGTATCTTGATTGAGCATTTTGCCGGCTGCTTCCCATTATGGCTTGCTCCTGTTCAAGCTGCGATAATCCCGGTGGCTGAAGTTCATCTTGGCTATGCCGAAAAGCTGAAAAATCAATTGGAGAAATGCGGGCTAAGAGTATGCATTGACAGAAGCAGCGAAAAACTGAATTTTAAAATTCGCAAGGCACAAAAAAGCAGGGTTCCCTATATGCTTGTCATTGGAGATCAGGAGATTGAAAAAAATGCTGTGAATGTAAGAGTACATGGCGGGAAGAGCTCAGAAGCAATGGACGTTGAGCGGTTTAAAAACATGCTTTTAGAAAAAATAGCTAAGCGGGAGCTCGGGTAA
- a CDS encoding superoxide dismutase family protein, which produces MSKIMWKWMLPFFAMVMTIGCSSGTMEDTEKTNMEEAAKTANEELKSGAIAEIKDTENKNVGTVTFSEHDNHMIIEANMEGLEPGYHGFHIHEKGVCEPDAEGGPFTTAEGHFNPDESSHSEHAGDMPSLFVNEDGKAEFSAAFDRVTMDQLMEQEKAIIVHANPDNAANIPDRYQSEGKPGPDEETMKTGDAGDRQACGVIKSVDES; this is translated from the coding sequence ATGTCAAAAATAATGTGGAAATGGATGCTGCCGTTTTTTGCAATGGTGATGACAATCGGTTGTTCAAGCGGGACTATGGAGGATACTGAAAAAACAAACATGGAAGAAGCTGCAAAAACAGCTAATGAAGAGTTGAAATCTGGCGCAATTGCTGAAATAAAGGATACGGAAAATAAAAATGTCGGCACGGTTACGTTCTCTGAGCATGACAATCATATGATTATTGAAGCAAACATGGAAGGGCTCGAACCTGGATATCACGGTTTCCACATTCATGAAAAGGGTGTGTGTGAGCCTGATGCAGAAGGAGGTCCATTTACAACAGCTGAAGGTCACTTTAATCCTGATGAAAGCAGCCACTCTGAACATGCTGGGGATATGCCTTCTTTATTTGTAAATGAAGATGGAAAAGCAGAATTTTCAGCAGCATTTGACAGGGTAACTATGGATCAGTTAATGGAACAGGAAAAAGCCATTATTGTTCATGCAAATCCGGATAACGCTGCAAATATTCCTGACCGGTATCAATCTGAAGGAAAACCGGGTCCAGATGAAGAAACGATGAAAACAGGTGATGCAGGTGACAGGCAGGCTTGCGGTGTTATAAAAAGTGTGGACGAAAGCTAA
- a CDS encoding divergent PAP2 family protein, whose product MKKKKKMNRGIITAISAIAIAQGIKVFTYKRLSGKWDIKQVVTTGGMPSSHSAGVAALSSYVAAKNGTSSIETAIAVIFGIIVMYDAQGIRRHTGEIAKLINDIDGEMAVISEHLPGLGHIKRTEELKEVLGHQPLEVVGGAVLGVLLGLASAKLEDA is encoded by the coding sequence ATGAAGAAGAAAAAGAAGATGAACAGAGGGATCATTACAGCTATCAGTGCAATTGCAATCGCACAAGGCATTAAAGTATTTACTTATAAAAGGCTATCAGGAAAATGGGATATCAAACAGGTAGTGACTACAGGCGGAATGCCAAGCTCGCATTCAGCAGGCGTTGCAGCACTTTCTTCTTACGTTGCCGCTAAAAATGGAACATCTTCCATTGAAACAGCGATTGCGGTTATCTTTGGTATCATCGTGATGTATGATGCCCAGGGAATCAGACGCCACACAGGAGAAATTGCCAAGCTGATAAACGATATTGACGGCGAAATGGCTGTTATTTCGGAGCACCTTCCTGGTCTAGGACATATTAAACGAACAGAAGAATTAAAAGAAGTTCTTGGCCATCAGCCTTTAGAGGTAGTAGGCGGAGCCGTTTTAGGGGTTTTGCTTGGGCTGGCAAGCGCCAAGCTTGAAGATGCTTAG